The Acidovorax sp. RAC01 genomic sequence GTCCTTGCCGACCAGAAACTTGGTGAAGTTCCACTTGATGGCCTTGCTGCCCAGCAGGCCCGGGGCTTCGGCGGTGATCCACTGGTACAGCGGCGAGGCGTTGGCCCCGTTCACATCGATCTTGGCCATCATCGGAAAGCTCACGCCGTAGTTCAGCTGGCAAAAGCTCGCGATCTCGTCGTTGCTGCCCGGGTCCTGGCTGCCGAACTGGTTGCACGGAAAGCCCAGCACCACCAGGCCCTTGTCGGCGTACTGCTTGTGCAGCTCTTCCAGGCCGCCAAACTGGGGTGTGAAGCCGCAGGCGCTGGCGGTGTTGACGATGAGCAGGACCTTGCCCTGGTACTGTGACAGGGGCACGGTCTGCCCGTTCATCTGTTGGGCTTCAAACTCGTAGATGCTGCTGGCCATGCGCGGACTCCTGGGTTGGA encodes the following:
- a CDS encoding glutathione peroxidase, encoding MASSIYEFEAQQMNGQTVPLSQYQGKVLLIVNTASACGFTPQFGGLEELHKQYADKGLVVLGFPCNQFGSQDPGSNDEIASFCQLNYGVSFPMMAKIDVNGANASPLYQWITAEAPGLLGSKAIKWNFTKFLVGKDGRVIRRYAPQDAPKKLAGDIEAALAG